The genomic window AACATGATCGAGACCCTAGGCGGAAGAGCAGCTCGCCGGTCCAAGGATTCTCAACTTGGCACGGTCCGTGATGAACGACGTCCTCATCCGCGACGAGGACATCCTCAAGCGTTTCCACTCGCATGACAGAGGGATCCCCTGGCGGAACAGTCCTGCAGTCCGGGCGCTGCCGGTCCGGGCCCCTGCGGTCAGTGCGGGACACCCAGGGTTTGAGCGATCAGTTGGACTGCTCGGCGCCACTCGTCTGCATCCGTGCCCTCGACCCAGCCCGCAGCCAGCTCTGAGCCGTCTTGTAGGACCCTGTGCAGCGCCTGCTGGGCCATCGGACGCAGAGAGGGCGGCAGATCAGGGATTGGCTCGGACGGCCCGTCCCCAGGATCGAACACGACGGGGCTGTCCGGAACCCGGCTTGCGATGAGAGCAGCGGCGGCCACTGCTTCGGCACCGTCCCCGCCATCCACTCGCATGCCGGGGGCCAGCACCCGCTGGAACGCACTCGCCATCAAGTCGATGATCTGCTGCGGCGTCCTCCCGCCAAGGCCGTCGACAAAGTCTGCGGCGACGTCACTGTCGAATGGACCGGTACCCCACGTTCCCATGTCTCTCCTGCCATCTGCGGGCTCCGTGACGGCAGCATCTCAGCACGCTCTGACCAGTCGGCCACCAGGGCTGCGTCGTTTTCGCGTGGTGGCCGGCTTGATCGCGTGATGCCGTGGTGGATCGCCGACATCGTGTACTCGATCCCCCACTGCCTGGCGGCACGGCTTGTGCTGGAGGGAACCGCGGCCCTGGGCGGGCTCGTGTCCTGGTACGGGTGGAAGAAGAACCGGGCAAGGTTCGCGGGGGAATCATGCAGATCATCGAGGTGACCGGGTATGCCGTCCGATCTGCTGTGATCACCATGAGGCGGACAGGGAAGCCACTTGAATTCGTCATCTTCCCGATGCTGCATGTGGCTTCGCCGACGTTCTACTCCCAGGTCCGCCTCAGGCTCAGGGAATGCGACCTCATCGTCATGGAGGGAGTCCGAGGGAAATCGGTCGGAGTGAGTGCTCTCACGCTTGCTTACCGGTTCGCCCCACGGCGTCGGCGCAACGGCCTGCAGGAGCAGCGCGATGAGCTGCTGCTTCCCGAGTCCGTGCCGGTTGTCAACCCGGATGTGACTGCGGCGGAGGCCATCGCGGACCTGAAGAAACTGCCGCGATGGACGTACCTGCTTCTCATGGTCGCGGCTCCCGTGATGGGTCTGGTATTCGCGCTGCGCGGTCCGCGCGCTTTCCTCGATGAGGACCTGGAAGTCGACGATCTGCCGTTGACGCTGCGGGCGGAGATGATGGCCGACGATCCTGTGGTGCATGCGCTGACCGGTCGGCGCGACAAACAGTTGCTCGACGCGCTCGGCGAGATCCACGCGGAGCGCGCCGACGAGCCGATCCGGGTGGCCATCGTCTACGGAGCCGGCCACGTCCCGGCGATCGTGTCGGGTCTGATGGATCGTTACGGGTACCGGGCACGTGAAGCGGAATGGCTCACCGTCCTTGTCCCGGCGTAGATCGCCGGGTGAAACCGGTTCTGCGCGGCCCGGCAGATGGCGGCGTTACGGCGGGTTTGATCACGTGATGCCGAGGGCGGTCAGCGGCCGGATGGTCTCCGAGGGAGTGTCTGCGCAGTCTGGCGGCGATGTTCTCGCAGCCGGTCAGACGGAGGGCGCCGATGGTCAGGTTGCGCAGGGATGCCATGGCGCATGGGGTGGTGTTTGCGGTGCGTACGCGGGAGGCGTCCTAGGCGTACGTGGTGTCCCTGACCTGGTGGATCTTGTTCTCGATGCCCCAGTGGTCGCGGACGCGGCGGGCGATCTTGGCTGCGTCGGCCTGCTCCGACGTCAAGCCGGTCACCGCGTAGACGCGTTCCAGGGTGGCCTCGCCGGTGGTGACGACCCGTCGGCGGCGTACGATCTGGGGGCTGCGAGTGGCCGTCAGGGCGGATCGCACTGTTCTGACCCGCAGGCTCTTCCCCGGTGGCCGTCGAGGGCAGCCCCTCGGTGATCAAGGGATCGGCCAGCGCCTCCACAAGATCGGGGTCCAGCCCCGGCAGGACCGCTCCACCGCTCTGTTCACCCTCGCCGCCGAACTCCCCGCGGCCCTCCTCGCCCGGATGCTCGGTGTCCACATCCGGGTCGCCGTCCAGTGGCAGAAGGCATCAGCAGGAGACTTGGCCGCCTACGCAGCCGATGTCAGCCGGAGGTTCAGCGGCAACGACCCTGCAGCCTGCCTCGACGATCGACACCCAGACCCACGACACTGATGAGGGCGAATGCGGACCTATCGATTCAAGGTGCAGAAGAGCGGCTTCGGGCTGTTTCTCGGGATCGCGGCCGAGGCCATCCGCCTGACGACCCCGCCGACCACGGGTGCCCCCGTCAGCGACCGGGTCTGGCTGGACGCTTCCGAAGTCCACAACGCCTACTACGGGAACCGGCTGGCGCTCAACGAACGCGAACTTGCCTGGTTGCGGCTCGGCCTGGGCAAAGTAACCGGCGGCATCGAACTCGTCGACACCAGCCCGTACATCCTGATCTCAGTCCGGACGCTGCAGATCGTCGAGGTCGACTACGCGGAGGCGGCCCTTGCTCCGGCGATCGCCGGATGGGTGGCAGCGGAATTCTCCCTGGCGCCCGTCCGCTGCAACGTCAGCCGCGACACCTCCACGGGCCAGTTCACGTTCGACTGGGGCGAGCGACCTACATGACTCCAACGGAGCCAGTGATCGCGTTCAAGCCCCATGCGTTCGGACCAGCGGCATGGACCGGGTGGCAGCCGCCGCCCTGCCCTCGGTCGGCGTCACCGCACTGCGCGCCCTGCGGGACACCCTGCGCCTGCGCTCGGGGCAACGACTGCTCGTGGTCGGCGCGAGCGGCGGTGTCGGCAGCACGGCGATCCAACTGGCCCACGCCTGGGGAGCCCACGTCACCACCATCGCCGGCGCCGCCAACGCCCCGTTCTGCCGCGAACTCGGCGCCGACGTAACCCTGGACTACGCCACCACCCCACCGAACGCCCTCAAAGAGGAGCTCGACGCCACCCTCGACTGCCACGGCTCCTCGCTCCGCGACCACCGCCGCGCCCTCCGCCCCGGCGGTCGCATCGCCTCGCCCTCCGCCGGCGCCATACCGTTCGCCCTGCTGTCCATCGTCCTGCCCGGCCCGCGCGTACGCCTGCTCGCGGCCCGCCCTCGCCGCGCGGACCTGAAAACCCTCGCTGAACACGTCGACGGGCAAGACCTGCGCCCGGTCATCGAGCGCGTCTA from Streptomyces sp. DSM 40750 includes these protein-coding regions:
- a CDS encoding DUF4259 domain-containing protein, coding for MGTWGTGPFDSDVAADFVDGLGGRTPQQIIDLMASAFQRVLAPGMRVDGGDGAEAVAAAALIASRVPDSPVVFDPGDGPSEPIPDLPPSLRPMAQQALHRVLQDGSELAAGWVEGTDADEWRRAVQLIAQTLGVPH
- a CDS encoding NAD(P)-dependent alcohol dehydrogenase; its protein translation is MDRVAAAALPSVGVTALRALRDTLRLRSGQRLLVVGASGGVGSTAIQLAHAWGAHVTTIAGAANAPFCRELGADVTLDYATTPPNALKEELDATLDCHGSSLRDHRRALRPGGRIASPSAGAIPFALLSIVLPGPRVRLLAARPRRADLKTLAEHVDGQDLRPVIERVYPLDEIQDAHRATETGHARGKRVIRLLQRRG